TTGGCAGGGGCATCTTCGCCCTCTGCCTTGGGCGCGCGCGGTTTGCGGGTGTTGCGCGGCTTGCGGGGCGTATCATCGCCCGCCGGGGCATCAAAGCGCGCGTTGCCTTCGGGCGTATCGACCACCAAGGCGCTGTCATCGCTGCTTTCTGCCGGGGCCAGATCAAAACCCGTGCCCGTGGATGGCTGCTCTGCCGCATGCGCCTCGGTCGGCTGATCGGGCTGGGTCTGGGCGTGATGGCCACCCTGCCCGCCTTGCTGGCCGTGCTGGTGACGATTGCGATCCTCGTTACGGGCGCGCTGGTCTTCCTGCTGTTGGCGGCGTGCCTCTTGCTCGGCGGCCTGTTCTTTCTGGGCCTGCGCCAACATGCGGGTATAGTGCTCAGCGTGTTGCTGAAAGTTTTCCGCCGCAACACGGTCATTGCCCAATTGCGCGTCGCGCGCAAGGAACTGGTATTTCTCGATGATCTGCTGCGGCGTGCCGCGCACTTTGCCTTCGGGCCCGGAACTGTCGAACACGCGGTTGACGATGTTTCCAAGCGTTTTGGGGCGGTTCGACTTTGAACGCGAACGTTTGTTGGGTGATCTCATATCGTAAAATGTCCAGCCATGTAGGGACTAATCTCGCGCGTCTTGGCGGGCCGGCTAAGGCCACGCAAACAAGCCGCTGATCGGGATGACAGGTGCAGCGAAACGGTGCCGAACAAACCTGCCACACGTTGGTGCCATGCCGCGCCGCGTATGGCAAGCCCAAAGGGGCATAAAATCAGGGGATATGGCAAGTTATGGCTTATTTGTCATAGTTCTGAGGGCGACTGGCCCAGCGGGGCCTGCCCTGACACGACACGGGCATGGCCCGACAGGTCCTTGCGCAGGCTGACATGGTCAAAACCAGCCTCTGTGAAAAGCGCCTGAACGGCAGCGCCCTGCCGATAGCCGATTTCAACGCGCAGCCAGCCGCCGGGCCGCAGGTAATTCTGCGCCTGTGCGCAAATGACGCGGTAAGCGGCCAGCCCAGAGCCATCATCATCCGTGGGAACCAAGGCCATGCGCGGTTCGTAGTCGCGCACATCGCGGGACAGATCGGCCAATTCGGGCACCCCGATATAGGGCGGGTTCGACACGATCAGATCAAAGACGCCGCCAACCGCGCCAAACCAGTCCGAGCGCAGAAACGTGACCCGGCTTGATAGCCCAAGGGCTTTTGCGTTGCGGGCTGCGACCTTCAACGCGGGTTGTGACAGGTCCACCGCAACCGCCTGCGCATCGGGGCGTTCGGCCAGCAGCGTCAGCGCAATGGCCCCGGACCCTGTGCCAAGGTCCAGAAGGCGCGAAAACGGCTGCTCCAACGCGGCCTCTATCAGGGTTTCGGTATCGGGGCGGGGGTCCAGCACATCGGGGGTGACGGCGAAGTCACGCCCGAAAAAGGCGCGCCGCCCAATAATCTGCGCCACGGGCCGGTAGGCCGCGCGCGCTGTGATCGCGGTCTGGAAGCGGTGTTGCGCCGGGGTAGATACGTCATCGCCCATCGCCAATGTCAGCCGATCGCGTGGGATGTCCAGCGCATAGGCCAAAAGCACACGCGCATCGCCCGCGGCCCCGTCCAGCCCAGCCGCGCGCAGGCGGGCGATGCCGTCGGCCAGCAGCTCAGCGGCACGCATCACGCATCCATCGCCGCCAGCTTCGCGGCCTGGTCGGCCTCTATCAGCGCGTCGATCATTTCATCCAGATCACCGGCCATGACCGCATCCAGCTTATAGAGCGTCAGGTTTATGCGATGGTCGGTCATCCGCCCTTGTGGGAAATTATAGGTCCGAATCCGCTCAGAACGGTCGCCGCTGCCCACTTGCGCCCGCCGCGCATCGGCGCGCTCAGTGTCGGCGCGCTGGCGTTCCATGTCGTAGAGCTTTGCGCGCAGAACCTGCATGGCAATCGCGCGGTTCTGGTGCTGCGATTTCTCGGACGAGGTAACGACCAACCCGGTCGGAATATGTGTGATCCGCACTGCCGAATCGGTGGTGTTCACATGCTGCCCGCCCGCGCCCGATGCGCGCATCGTGTCGATGCGGATATCCCCTGCGGGGATGTCGATCTCGACCTCTTCGGCTTCGGGCAGCACGGCGACGGTTGCCGCAGAGGTGTGAATGCGCCCGCCCGATTCCGTGACCGGCACGCGCTGCACACGGTGCACGCCGGATTCGAATTTCAGCCGCGCGAACACCCCTTCCCCCGCCACGCGGATCACGGCCTCTCGCAGACCGCCAAGTTCGGTTTCGGAATAGCTGATGGTTTGCACCTGCCAGCCGCGCGCATCGGCATAACGCTGATACATGCGCAACAGGTCGGCGGCGAACAACCCGGCCTCATCCCCGCCAGTGCCGGGGCGCAATTCGATCAACGCAGGG
This genomic window from Roseibaca calidilacus contains:
- a CDS encoding DUF4167 domain-containing protein; the protein is MRSPNKRSRSKSNRPKTLGNIVNRVFDSSGPEGKVRGTPQQIIEKYQFLARDAQLGNDRVAAENFQQHAEHYTRMLAQAQKEQAAEQEARRQQQEDQRARNEDRNRHQHGQQGGQGGHHAQTQPDQPTEAHAAEQPSTGTGFDLAPAESSDDSALVVDTPEGNARFDAPAGDDTPRKPRNTRKPRAPKAEGEDAPAKPRRAPRKPRAPKAEGDTAPAPEMKSSAAE
- the prmC gene encoding peptide chain release factor N(5)-glutamine methyltransferase is translated as MRAAELLADGIARLRAAGLDGAAGDARVLLAYALDIPRDRLTLAMGDDVSTPAQHRFQTAITARAAYRPVAQIIGRRAFFGRDFAVTPDVLDPRPDTETLIEAALEQPFSRLLDLGTGSGAIALTLLAERPDAQAVAVDLSQPALKVAARNAKALGLSSRVTFLRSDWFGAVGGVFDLIVSNPPYIGVPELADLSRDVRDYEPRMALVPTDDDGSGLAAYRVICAQAQNYLRPGGWLRVEIGYRQGAAVQALFTEAGFDHVSLRKDLSGHARVVSGQAPLGQSPSEL
- the prfA gene encoding peptide chain release factor 1, coding for MFAKDALDQILQRFEFLEARLMAGASGADMVQLSRDYAELKPVAARINAYYQALRDREEAVALRDDPDMRALAEEELARLEAELPELEQGLRIALLPRDSADARPALIELRPGTGGDEAGLFAADLLRMYQRYADARGWQVQTISYSETELGGLREAVIRVAGEGVFARLKFESGVHRVQRVPVTESGGRIHTSAATVAVLPEAEEVEIDIPAGDIRIDTMRASGAGGQHVNTTDSAVRITHIPTGLVVTSSEKSQHQNRAIAMQVLRAKLYDMERQRADTERADARRAQVGSGDRSERIRTYNFPQGRMTDHRINLTLYKLDAVMAGDLDEMIDALIEADQAAKLAAMDA